One window of the Dermacentor andersoni chromosome 10, qqDerAnde1_hic_scaffold, whole genome shotgun sequence genome contains the following:
- the LOC126544775 gene encoding uncharacterized protein: MLCTLMLVALGSFGLAECSVQNPTLTPCSDGDKITISDVAIQDAQIGKTMRANFTLIIRESLESDPTLKLTITTAEGNEVGCYGSVGSCPYKMCGGTSTVEQLLGQEWDNTCPVPKMTSRISVDLPLPNFVESLIGTAPTTINFELDVIDRGSSVGCESFDVDIKAEDEDNE; the protein is encoded by the exons ATGCTTTGTACGCTGATGCTCGTTGCTCTTGGCAGCTTTGGACTAGCAGAATGTTCTGTGCAGAATCCGACTCTTACTCCTTGTTCAG ACGGTGATAAAATCACCATCAGCGACGTTGCTATTCAGGACGCACAAATTGGGAAAACAATGCGCGCTAACTTCACGCTCATCATCAGAGAGTCTTTGGAGTCGGATCCAACGCTGAAGCTCACCATAACGACCGCAGAGGGCAACGAAGTTGGTTGCTATGGTTCCGTCGGATCATG CCCTTACAAGATGTGCGGTGGAACATCGACGGTGGAACAGTTATTGGGACAGGAGTGGGACAACACTTGCCCAGTTCCAAAGATGACGTCACGGATAAGCGTCGACTTGCCCTTGCCGAATTTCGTTGAATCACTCATCGGA ACGGCCCCAACGACAATCAACTTTGAACTTGACGTTATTGACAGAGGTTCATCAGTGGGTTGCGAGTCATTTGATGTTGACATAAAAGCCGAAGACGAAGACAACGAGTGA